One Serinus canaria isolate serCan28SL12 chromosome Z, serCan2020, whole genome shotgun sequence DNA window includes the following coding sequences:
- the SPINK4 gene encoding serine protease inhibitor Kazal-type 4, with the protein MGLCSVSGAQLNEGAGLRRPLCEDLAHLQACPLLYLPICGTDGNTYANECQLCVEKMKTRQDIRILKDGQCQDT; encoded by the exons ATGGGTCTCTGCTCTGTTTCAGGGGCACAGCTGAATGAAGGGGCTGGCCTGAGAAGG CCGCTGTGTGAAGACCTGGCTCACCTGCAGGCCTGCCCCCTCCTGTACCTGCCCATCTGTGGGACCGATGGGAATACCTATGCCAATGagtgccagctctgtgtggaAAAAAT GAAAACCAGGCAAGACATCCGGATTTTGAAAGATGGGCAGTGTCAAGATACCTGA
- the HEMGN gene encoding hemogen, translating to MESLGKDHASSDSSLPPSAACEEYAVPDVIITRRLRDRELLRKRKAEALEKDSAQWVMRDYKIEQQRRARRAKRGRGRQTVVKAVLESEPAVDPQPDHQEKAEPVPSEPALPEPGYQQQPPPMLTLQNMVSGMQAVAVEGELADRSFDPAGEEDVLKPAEADILEELNTPLENDHQDNEFIPHILY from the exons ATGGAGAGTTTAGGCAAAGACCATGCTTCCTCGGACTCTTCCCTGCcaccctctgcagcctgtgaggAGTATGCTGTGCCAG ATGTCATCATAACCCGTCGCTTGAGAGACCGGGAGTtgctcaggaaaagaaaagcagaagccCTGGAGAAAGATTCAGCTCAGTGGGTTATGAG AGACTATAAGATCGAACAGCAAAGGAGAGCCAGAAGAGCCAAAAGAGGACGGGGCCGTCAGACAGTGGTCAAGGCTGTCCTGGAGTCAGAGCCAGCAGTGGACCCCCAGCCTGACCACCAGGAGAAGGCTGAGCCGGTGCCCTctgagccagcactgcctgaacCAGGctaccagcagcagccaccacctATGCTGACCCTCCAGAACATGGTCAGTGGGATGCAAGCAGTGGCAGTGGAAGGGGAGCTGGCAGACAGGAGCTTCGACCCTGCTG GTGAAGAGGATGTGCTGAAACCAGCAGAAGCAGATATACTAGAAGAGTTGAATACTCCTCTGGAAAATGACCACCAGGATAACGAATTCATTCCACATATTCTGTATTAA